One window of the Tubulanus polymorphus chromosome 11, tnTubPoly1.2, whole genome shotgun sequence genome contains the following:
- the LOC141912754 gene encoding stabilizer of axonemal microtubules 3-like produces the protein MDSMVNDTNHSKLEHRGDWHLTSTGVGHHYRPGYYFPDSNFHSVLREPLPPNLAKQDEIPQEQKYPSTVTNAHDHKFLGGPYQNPLHRKAPGHWNVHYLKDHKEKLQNPGWRRPLTMGNQQSETQAQFNARPGLKDRYEFDPGPQPFILKDHHTNGPSKVAVASGENDKMKGRPFFVRDKNVLNLLDPYLSTTQRDHRAFKKDELKGYPKKDIATYWDCEEYPKAWGFGLKDNPLPKSAVPRRQLPMRDETWFKSETKIRRLPYSAVPVPHSGLRPLYKASYATPSDVKMKEIHFCPVDTPWTLPAPGPSSAMKIPAMYKTEYENIGSKKTITV, from the exons ATGGATTCAATGGTGAACGATACAAACCACTCAAAACTGGAGCACAGAGGAGACTGGCATCTAACGAGCACAGGCGTAGGCCATCATTATCGCCCGGGATATTACTTTCCAGATTCAAACTTTCAC TCCGTCCTTCGTGAACCACTGCCACCAAATCTAGCAAAGCAAGATGAAATTCCGCAAGAGCAGAAATATCCATCAACGGTGACGAATGCACACGACCACAAGTTTCTCGGCGGACCCTATCAGAATCCTCTTCACAGAAAAGCACCCGGACACTGGAACGTTCATTATTTAAAGGACCACAAAGAAAAG TTACAAAATCCAGGATGGAGAAGACCTCTTACGATGGGCAATCAGCAGAGTGAAACGCAAGCCCAGTTTAATGCTAGACCAGGACTTAAAGACAGATATGAATTTGATCCTGGCCCACAACCATTTATCCTCAAAGATCACCACACAAATGGACCATCGAAG GTTGCAGTCGCTTCCGGAGAAAACGATAAAATGAAAGGTCGTCCATTTTTCGTACGTGATAAAAACGTGTTGAATTTGCTCGACCCGTATCTGTCGACGACACAACGTGACCACAGAGCTTTTAAGAAAGACGAACTAAAAGGTTATCCGAAAAAAGATATCGCCACTTACTGGGATTGCGAAGAGTATCCAAAAGCTTGGGGATTTGGATTGAAAGACAA CCCCTTGCCTAAAAGTGCTGTGCCACGCCGGCAATTGCCTATGCGGGACGAAACCTGGTTTAAATCTGAGACTAAAATAAGACGTTTGCCTTATTCTGCTGTTCCAGTACCACACAG CGGTTTGAGACCATTATACAAAGCCTCATACGCAACGCCTTCTGacgtaaaaatgaaagaaatacatTTCTGTCCAGTGGACACACCTTGGACTTTACCAG CACCGGGCCCCTCATCGGCGATGAAAATACCAGCAATGTACAAAACTGAGTATGAAAATATCGGCAGCAAGAAGACTATCACGGTTTAA
- the LOC141912624 gene encoding gamma-secretase subunit Aph-1-like, translating to MTLMEFFGCTFIAFGPAFAMFVLTIARDPLRVIVLTASAFFWLLSLLVSSILWFAVVPLRQELAFGLVFSVIFQELMRFAFYTLLRKADQGLQKVSQQGQEGQTGVRVIDIDNPHIMAYVSGLGFGIMSGAFSLVNVLADMAGPGTIGLRGDSSMFFITSAFLTSCFVLLHTFWGVIFFASFDSKRYWQAGVVVASHMLVSCLTLLNNQKEPQYYGSLIPAYIVMTVTMIWAYFTADGSLVNLKTAFSFRRRMQYNLD from the exons atgacgCTGATGGAATTCTTTGGTTGTACATTCATTGCCTTTGGTCCGGCGTTCGCAATGTTTGTCCTCACAATTGCTAGAGATCCACTGCGAGTAATCGTACTTACTGCTAG TGCATTTTTCTGGTTGCTATCGTTACTGGTGTCTTCGATTCTCTGGTTTGCTGTAGTCCCGTTACGGCAAGAGCTGGCCTTTGGTCTCGTGTTTTCAGTCATATTCCAGGAGTTGATGCGTTTCGCTTTTTATACCCTTTTAAG GAAAGCCGATCAGGGTCTTCAGAAAGTTAGTCAGCAGGGGCAGGAAGGTCAAACAGGAGTAAGGGTCATCGACATTGATAATCCACATATTATGGCGTATG tgtCTGGTCTCGGGTTTGGTATAATGAGCGGTGCCTTTTCATTGGTTAATGTATTAGCTGATATGGCAGGTCCTGGAACTATCGGACTGCGAGGAGATTCGAGCATGTTCTTCATCACTTCCG CATTCTTGACGTCATGTTTTGTGTTGCTGCATACATTCTGGGGCGTGATATTCTTTGCTTCATTTGACTCGAAGCGTTACTGGCAAGCCGGTGTAGTCGTAGCGTCTCATATGCTTGTCTCGTGTCTG ACTCTGTTGAACAATCAGAAAGAGCCGCAATATTACGGCTCATTAATTCCGGCGTATATCGTCATGACGGTGACGATGATCTGGGCGTATTTCACCGCCGACGGTTCATTGGTCAATTTAAAAACGGCTTTTTCGTTTCGACGACGGATGCAGTATAACTTGGATTAA
- the LOC141912642 gene encoding polyglutamylase complex subunit TTLL1-like isoform X1, which translates to MAARLKFACDMDKSVLINNFEKRGWISVSPDEDWNFYWAGVHTIRNIFSVENGYRLADDQIVNHFPNHYELTRKDLMVKNIKRYRKDLEKEGNPLAEKDEQGRYIHLDFIPVTFMLPADYNLFVEEFKKNSNTTWIMKPCGKARGIGIFLINKLTQLKKWSRDSRTNTFSAPSAKDMYVISRYIENPLLIGGKKFDLRLYVLVTSFRPLKCYLYRLGFCRFCTVKYNANVNELDNMFVHLTNVSIQKHGDEYNAIHGGKWTVENLRLFLESTRGKEVSDKLFDDMNWQIVHSLKAVSNVMNNDRHCCETYGYDIIIDDNLKPWLIEVNASPSLTATTSNDRIMKYKLISDVINITIPPGEFPDVRWNKQPTKECLGHFDLLLDEDLAQSDVLSQEVKARLGAPSLGRSGRDMRGSRSNQAPTWK; encoded by the exons ATGGCAGCTCGATTGAAATTTGCCTGTGATATGGATAAATCTGTCCTGATCAATAACTTTGAAAAGCGTGGCTGGATAAGTGTATCTCCTGATGAAGACTGGAATTTTTACTG ggCCGGTGTTCATACAATAAGAAATATATTCAGCGTTGAAAATGGCTATAGATTGGCTGACGATCA AATTGTAAACCATTTTCCGAATCATTACGAATTGACGCGTAAAGATCTGATGGTGAAGAATATAAAACGCTACCGCAAGGATCTGGAAAAAGAGGGAAACCCTCTGGCAGAAAAGGACGAGCAAGGCAGATATATTCACTTAG ATTTCATTCCAGTCACTTTCATGCTGCCCGCTGATTATAATCTGTTCGTAgaagaatttaagaaaaactCGAACACAACTTGGATTATGAAACCGTGTGGTAAAG CTCGAGGTATTGgcatttttctcatcaacaAACTGACCCAGCTGAAAAAGTGGTCCCGTGATAGCCGTACTAATAC TTTTTCTGCTCCGTCCGCTAAAGATATGTACGTCATATCGCGTTACATCGAAAACCCGCTGTTGATCGGCGGTAAGAAATTCGACCTGAGATTATACGTGCTCGTAACGTCATTCCGTCCACTCAAGTGTTATCT GTATCGACTTGGATTCTGCCGATTTTGTACGGTCAAATACAACGCTAATGTCAACGAGTTGGACAACATGTTCGTGCACTTGACAAACGTGTCGATACAAAAACATGGG GACGAATACAATGCTATACATGGTGGAAAATGGACCGTAGAAAACTTGCGTCTTTTCCTTGAAAGCACTCGCGGTAAAGAG GTTTCGgataaattatttgatgatATGAATTGGCAGATCGTTCATTCATTGAAAGCCGTCTCG AATGTAATGAACAACGATAGACATTGCTGTGAAACATACGG ATATGATATAATCATCGATGACAACTTGAAACCGTGGCTTATTGAG GTGAATGCTTCGCCGTCACTAACAGCTACAACTTCAAATGATCGTatcatgaaatacaaattaatcTCCGATGTAATTAATATAACTATACCTCCCGGTGAATTTCCCGA CGTTCGATGGAATAAACAACCAACGAAAGAATGTCTCGGACATTTTGATCTGTT ATTGGATGAAGATCTCGCACAATCCGATGTTTTATCTCAAGAAGTAAAAGCTCGACTGGGTGCACCGTCGCTTGGCCGCAGCGGTCGAGACATGCGAGGTTCGCGCAGTAATCAAGCTCCAACTTGGAAATGA
- the LOC141912642 gene encoding polyglutamylase complex subunit TTLL1-like isoform X2: MVKNIKRYRKDLEKEGNPLAEKDEQGRYIHLDFIPVTFMLPADYNLFVEEFKKNSNTTWIMKPCGKARGIGIFLINKLTQLKKWSRDSRTNTFSAPSAKDMYVISRYIENPLLIGGKKFDLRLYVLVTSFRPLKCYLYRLGFCRFCTVKYNANVNELDNMFVHLTNVSIQKHGDEYNAIHGGKWTVENLRLFLESTRGKEVSDKLFDDMNWQIVHSLKAVSNVMNNDRHCCETYGYDIIIDDNLKPWLIEVNASPSLTATTSNDRIMKYKLISDVINITIPPGEFPDVRWNKQPTKECLGHFDLLLDEDLAQSDVLSQEVKARLGAPSLGRSGRDMRGSRSNQAPTWK; this comes from the exons ATGGTGAAGAATATAAAACGCTACCGCAAGGATCTGGAAAAAGAGGGAAACCCTCTGGCAGAAAAGGACGAGCAAGGCAGATATATTCACTTAG ATTTCATTCCAGTCACTTTCATGCTGCCCGCTGATTATAATCTGTTCGTAgaagaatttaagaaaaactCGAACACAACTTGGATTATGAAACCGTGTGGTAAAG CTCGAGGTATTGgcatttttctcatcaacaAACTGACCCAGCTGAAAAAGTGGTCCCGTGATAGCCGTACTAATAC TTTTTCTGCTCCGTCCGCTAAAGATATGTACGTCATATCGCGTTACATCGAAAACCCGCTGTTGATCGGCGGTAAGAAATTCGACCTGAGATTATACGTGCTCGTAACGTCATTCCGTCCACTCAAGTGTTATCT GTATCGACTTGGATTCTGCCGATTTTGTACGGTCAAATACAACGCTAATGTCAACGAGTTGGACAACATGTTCGTGCACTTGACAAACGTGTCGATACAAAAACATGGG GACGAATACAATGCTATACATGGTGGAAAATGGACCGTAGAAAACTTGCGTCTTTTCCTTGAAAGCACTCGCGGTAAAGAG GTTTCGgataaattatttgatgatATGAATTGGCAGATCGTTCATTCATTGAAAGCCGTCTCG AATGTAATGAACAACGATAGACATTGCTGTGAAACATACGG ATATGATATAATCATCGATGACAACTTGAAACCGTGGCTTATTGAG GTGAATGCTTCGCCGTCACTAACAGCTACAACTTCAAATGATCGTatcatgaaatacaaattaatcTCCGATGTAATTAATATAACTATACCTCCCGGTGAATTTCCCGA CGTTCGATGGAATAAACAACCAACGAAAGAATGTCTCGGACATTTTGATCTGTT ATTGGATGAAGATCTCGCACAATCCGATGTTTTATCTCAAGAAGTAAAAGCTCGACTGGGTGCACCGTCGCTTGGCCGCAGCGGTCGAGACATGCGAGGTTCGCGCAGTAATCAAGCTCCAACTTGGAAATGA